A single window of Acidimicrobiales bacterium DNA harbors:
- a CDS encoding type II toxin-antitoxin system HicA family toxin, which translates to MANVARVGEWWIARTQWSDVTAQGASLEQAVDRLREAALLRQAPVPREQVVVAVEVVDRPFPTVGALRASGAEVQRVLERAGFVLQGRTHRHVLLYEERTGARVVVPLEVELAEPTLTDILRRAALRRDELRALL; encoded by the coding sequence TTGGCCAACGTCGCCCGGGTCGGTGAGTGGTGGATCGCCCGGACGCAGTGGAGCGACGTGACGGCCCAGGGCGCGTCTCTGGAGCAGGCCGTGGACCGCCTGCGCGAAGCGGCCCTGCTGCGGCAGGCGCCAGTGCCACGGGAACAAGTGGTCGTCGCCGTCGAAGTCGTCGACCGACCGTTCCCGACGGTCGGTGCCTTGCGGGCATCGGGCGCGGAGGTGCAGCGGGTGTTGGAGCGAGCCGGCTTTGTGCTCCAGGGACGAACGCATCGTCACGTGCTCCTCTACGAGGAGCGCACGGGCGCTCGGGTCGTCGTGCCTCTGGAGGTCGAACTGGCCGAACCCACGCTCACCGACATCTTGCGCCGGGCGGCATTGCGCCGCGACGAACTGCGGGCGTTGCTCTAG
- a CDS encoding acyl-CoA dehydrogenase family protein, translating to MDFELSPELAELQATVRRLAQDKVKPRAREIDETGEYPQDLFEVFRDAGLLGLCIPAEQGGSGAGILGLTIAIEEVAKYSNTAALMLLLTRLPTGPVMIAGSEAQKQQYLPGIADGSLRAAFGLSEPQAGSDVMGMRTRAEPDGEGGWVLNGVKCWMSGVVQADWYTVFVRTSPERRHDAVTAFIVERGWEGVSVGSTDRKMGVRGVDTGELLLEDVRVPAENVIGEVGGFRLAMLGLNSMRPIVAARGIGLAEGALMYATEYAEQRSMFGKTEADFQGVQWEIAKLATEIEAARLLTYRAAALADAGRFTKEWVPYLSMSKYYATELAVRASGMAVQLLGAAGYMKDHMTELYYRDARQLTIVEGTTQVQLGLIAKGVLDRDLWWD from the coding sequence ATGGACTTCGAGCTGTCCCCTGAGCTGGCCGAGCTCCAAGCAACCGTCCGGCGCCTGGCGCAGGACAAGGTCAAGCCTCGCGCCCGGGAGATCGACGAGACCGGCGAGTACCCCCAGGACCTCTTCGAGGTCTTCCGCGACGCGGGCCTGCTCGGCCTGTGCATCCCGGCCGAACAGGGTGGCTCGGGCGCAGGCATCCTCGGGCTGACCATCGCCATCGAAGAGGTGGCCAAATACTCCAACACGGCCGCCCTCATGCTGCTGCTCACCCGGCTGCCCACCGGGCCGGTGATGATCGCGGGCTCCGAGGCCCAGAAGCAGCAGTACCTGCCCGGCATCGCCGACGGATCGCTGCGAGCGGCGTTCGGGCTGTCCGAGCCGCAGGCGGGGTCCGACGTCATGGGCATGCGCACCCGGGCCGAGCCCGACGGCGAGGGCGGCTGGGTGCTCAACGGCGTGAAGTGCTGGATGAGCGGGGTGGTGCAGGCCGACTGGTACACGGTGTTCGTCCGCACCTCGCCCGAACGGCGCCACGACGCGGTGACCGCCTTCATCGTCGAACGCGGCTGGGAGGGCGTGTCGGTGGGCTCGACCGACCGCAAGATGGGCGTGCGCGGCGTCGACACCGGCGAGCTGCTGCTCGAAGACGTCCGGGTGCCCGCCGAGAACGTCATCGGCGAGGTGGGCGGGTTCCGCCTGGCCATGCTCGGGCTCAACTCCATGCGCCCGATCGTGGCGGCCCGGGGCATCGGGCTGGCCGAAGGCGCCCTCATGTACGCCACCGAGTACGCCGAGCAGCGCTCGATGTTCGGCAAGACCGAGGCCGACTTCCAAGGCGTGCAGTGGGAGATCGCCAAGCTGGCCACCGAGATCGAAGCGGCCCGCCTGCTCACCTACCGGGCCGCGGCGCTGGCCGACGCGGGCAGGTTCACCAAGGAGTGGGTGCCCTACCTGTCGATGAGCAAGTACTACGCCACCGAGTTGGCGGTGCGGGCCAGCGGCATGGCTGTGCAGCTGCTCGGCGCCGCGGGCTACATGAAGGACCACATGACCGAGCTCTACTACCGCGACGCCCGCCAGCTCACCATCGTGGAGGGCACGACGCAGGTGCAGCTCGGGCTCATCGCCAAGGGTGTGCTCGACCGCGATCTCTGGTGGGATTGA
- a CDS encoding heterodisulfide reductase-related iron-sulfur binding cluster, translating into MTTTYDPKHPAYYDEPDLRHELERVYDLCHGCRLCFNLCPSFPTMFDAIDRRDGDVPAMTKAEQDQVVDECYQCKICYVKCPYIPPHEWALDFPRLMLRAQAVRREQSGLDLTDQFLGRTDMLGKLSTVAAPVVNKVTGTPNSLPRRAMEKTFGIAADRLLPPYAKQRFSTWFKKRNKPFLRKRQRTVALFPTCLVEYQNPDVGKDMVKVYERNGVACEMPKGQVCCGMPWLDGGDVKNFVKQGETNVKVLAEAVRQGKDIVVPQPTCAYVLKKEYPDYVGGDDAKLVAEHTYDASEYLWTLHKGEGTELDTDFAGEVPEQVAYHVACHVQAQSMGLKSRDLMKLTGTKITLVNKCSGIDGTWGYRAENYELARKVAQPLKDAIEKAADAGVEVVTGDCHLANGAITQETGKKPMHPLQFVARAYGIPSEESAQ; encoded by the coding sequence ATGACGACAACGTACGACCCCAAGCACCCCGCCTACTACGACGAGCCGGACCTCCGCCACGAGCTGGAGCGGGTCTACGACCTGTGCCACGGCTGTCGCCTCTGCTTCAACCTGTGCCCGTCGTTCCCCACCATGTTCGACGCCATCGACCGCCGCGACGGCGACGTGCCGGCTATGACCAAGGCCGAGCAGGACCAGGTGGTCGACGAGTGCTACCAGTGCAAGATCTGTTACGTGAAGTGCCCCTACATCCCCCCGCACGAGTGGGCACTCGACTTCCCCCGCCTCATGCTCCGGGCCCAAGCAGTGCGCCGTGAGCAGAGCGGGCTCGACCTGACCGACCAGTTCCTCGGCCGCACCGACATGCTGGGCAAGCTGTCGACGGTGGCCGCACCGGTGGTCAACAAGGTCACAGGCACCCCCAACTCACTGCCCCGCCGGGCCATGGAGAAGACGTTCGGCATCGCCGCCGACCGCCTGCTGCCGCCGTACGCCAAGCAGCGCTTCTCCACCTGGTTCAAGAAGCGCAACAAGCCCTTCCTGCGCAAGCGCCAGCGGACCGTGGCCCTGTTCCCCACCTGCCTCGTCGAGTACCAGAACCCCGACGTCGGCAAGGACATGGTCAAGGTCTACGAGCGCAACGGCGTGGCGTGCGAGATGCCCAAGGGCCAGGTGTGCTGCGGCATGCCGTGGCTCGACGGCGGCGACGTGAAGAACTTCGTCAAGCAGGGCGAGACAAACGTCAAGGTGCTGGCCGAGGCTGTGCGCCAGGGCAAGGACATCGTCGTGCCCCAGCCCACGTGCGCCTACGTGCTGAAGAAGGAGTACCCCGACTACGTGGGCGGCGACGACGCCAAGCTGGTGGCCGAGCACACCTACGACGCCAGCGAGTACCTCTGGACACTGCACAAGGGCGAGGGCACTGAGCTCGACACCGACTTCGCAGGCGAGGTGCCCGAGCAGGTCGCCTACCACGTGGCCTGCCACGTGCAGGCCCAGAGCATGGGGCTCAAGAGCCGCGACCTCATGAAGCTGACCGGCACCAAGATCACCCTCGTCAACAAGTGCTCGGGCATCGACGGCACCTGGGGCTACCGGGCCGAGAACTACGAGCTGGCCCGCAAGGTGGCCCAGCCCCTCAAGGACGCCATCGAGAAGGCGGCCGACGCGGGCGTCGAGGTGGTCACCGGCGACTGCCACCTGGCCAACGGCGCCATCACCCAGGAGACGGGCAAGAAGCCGATGCACCCCCTCCAGTTCGTGGCCCGGGCCTACGGCATCCCGTCCGAGGAGAGCGCACAGTGA
- a CDS encoding glycerol-3-phosphate dehydrogenase/oxidase → MNRSAGLARLRDEEFDVLVVGGGITGAGVALDAAARGLRVALVERDDFASGTSSKSSKLVHGGLRYLQQREFALVYENLAERQRLLENAPHLVRPLPFLIPLFWRDGIVKKTVAKTYSTALWLYDITGGLRIGKRHKRVSVDEAMSHLPVLKREYLVAGFLYYDAQADDARLTLTILRTAVVEHGAVAVNYAAVASFLKDDDGRVRGAVLADGTEVRASCVVNAAGVWADDVRALDTGVHPDSLRPAKGVHITVPWSKVRCDIAAVIPVVADRRSIFVVPWGDRVYLGTTDTDYDGPLDHPVCTADDVRYLLDAFNTFSSEPLSEDDVLSTWAGLRPLVKSAVTERTADLSRRHNVSASPSGVVSVTGGKLTTYRKMAADTVDEVVRVVGRGARRSPTKRLPLLGAEGTDRLTAPEAAARLGVDAERLEHLVRRYGGEARTVLAMVAADPALGEPLVPGLPYLRAEAVYAVRYEMAHTLADVLSRRTRALLLDREATAAAAADVAGVVASEAGWSASDVEREVAAFLELVERERSAAAEAVSPAAPASS, encoded by the coding sequence GTGAACCGGTCTGCCGGACTGGCACGGCTCCGCGACGAGGAGTTCGACGTGCTCGTGGTCGGCGGCGGGATCACGGGGGCGGGGGTGGCGCTCGACGCCGCCGCGCGCGGGCTGCGGGTGGCGTTGGTCGAGCGCGACGACTTCGCCTCGGGCACGTCGTCGAAGTCGTCCAAGCTGGTGCACGGGGGCCTGCGTTATTTGCAACAGCGCGAGTTCGCCCTGGTCTACGAGAATCTGGCCGAGCGCCAGCGACTGCTGGAGAACGCGCCACACCTGGTGCGGCCGCTGCCGTTCCTGATCCCGCTGTTCTGGCGTGACGGCATCGTGAAGAAGACGGTGGCCAAGACGTACTCCACCGCGTTGTGGCTCTACGACATCACCGGCGGGCTGCGCATCGGCAAGCGCCACAAGCGGGTCTCGGTCGACGAGGCCATGTCGCACCTGCCGGTGCTCAAGCGCGAGTACCTGGTGGCAGGCTTCCTCTACTACGACGCCCAGGCCGACGACGCCCGCCTCACCCTCACGATCCTGCGCACCGCGGTGGTCGAGCACGGGGCGGTGGCGGTCAACTACGCAGCGGTGGCGTCGTTCCTCAAGGACGACGACGGCCGGGTGCGGGGCGCCGTGCTGGCCGACGGCACCGAGGTGCGGGCCTCGTGCGTGGTCAACGCCGCGGGCGTGTGGGCCGACGACGTGCGGGCCCTCGACACCGGCGTGCACCCCGATTCACTGCGGCCCGCCAAGGGCGTGCACATCACCGTGCCGTGGTCGAAGGTGCGCTGCGACATCGCCGCGGTGATCCCCGTGGTGGCCGACCGACGCTCGATCTTCGTGGTGCCGTGGGGCGACCGGGTCTACCTGGGCACCACCGACACCGACTACGACGGGCCGCTCGACCACCCCGTCTGCACGGCCGACGACGTGCGCTACCTGCTCGACGCCTTCAACACCTTCTCGTCCGAGCCTTTGAGCGAAGACGACGTGCTGAGCACGTGGGCCGGGCTGCGCCCGTTGGTGAAGTCGGCGGTCACCGAACGCACCGCCGACCTGTCGCGCCGCCACAACGTGTCGGCCTCGCCCAGCGGCGTCGTGTCGGTGACGGGCGGCAAGCTGACGACCTACCGCAAGATGGCCGCCGACACCGTCGACGAAGTCGTGCGCGTGGTGGGGCGGGGCGCCCGGCGCTCGCCCACCAAACGCCTGCCGTTGCTGGGGGCCGAGGGCACCGACCGGCTGACCGCGCCGGAGGCTGCAGCCCGATTGGGCGTCGACGCCGAACGCTTGGAACACCTGGTGCGCCGTTACGGCGGCGAAGCCCGCACGGTGCTGGCCATGGTGGCGGCCGACCCGGCGTTGGGCGAGCCGCTGGTGCCGGGGCTCCCCTACCTGCGGGCCGAAGCCGTCTACGCCGTGCGCTACGAGATGGCCCACACGCTGGCCGACGTGCTGTCGCGCCGCACCCGGGCACTGCTGCTCGACCGCGAAGCCACGGCAGCGGCGGCGGCCGACGTGGCCGGGGTGGTGGCGTCGGAGGCGGGCTGGTCGGCTTCCGACGTCGAGCGGGAAGTGGCCGCGTTCCTTGAACTGGTCGAGCGAGAGCGTTCGGCGGCCGCCGAAGCTGTCAGCCCAGCCGCGCCAGCATCTTCCTGA
- a CDS encoding rubrerythrin family protein, which translates to MPDLKGSKTEENLKEAFAGESQANRRYLYFAQKADVEGYPDVAALFRSVAEGETGHAFGHFDYLAEVGDPVTGVAVGATEDNLKSAIEGETYEYTEMYPGFARTAREEGFDQVAEWFETLARAEKSHAGRFTQGLESVS; encoded by the coding sequence ATGCCTGACCTGAAGGGCAGCAAGACCGAAGAGAACTTGAAGGAAGCGTTCGCAGGCGAGTCGCAGGCCAACCGGCGGTACCTGTACTTCGCCCAGAAGGCCGACGTGGAGGGCTACCCCGACGTGGCCGCCTTGTTCCGGTCGGTGGCCGAGGGCGAGACGGGCCATGCCTTCGGGCACTTCGACTACCTGGCCGAGGTGGGCGACCCGGTGACCGGCGTGGCCGTCGGCGCCACCGAGGACAACCTCAAGTCGGCCATCGAGGGCGAGACCTACGAGTACACCGAGATGTACCCGGGCTTCGCCCGCACCGCCCGCGAAGAGGGCTTCGACCAGGTGGCCGAGTGGTTCGAGACCCTCGCCCGGGCCGAGAAGTCGCACGCAGGCCGGTTCACCCAGGGCCTCGAGTCCGTCAGCTGA
- a CDS encoding FGGY-family carbohydrate kinase produces the protein MSILVVDVGTSSVRAGIVRPDGAVEHVHQRPVLPESPVPGFVQFDAAVMAAAVLDVASAAMADAGGTVEAVGIANQRASTIVWDRGTGEPVGPGIGWQDLRTVGMCLMLQGQGIRLAPNASATKLAVLLDMADPDRTRDLCFGTVDSWVAWTLSGGTVHAIDASNAAVTGLVNSDASGWAEHILDALRIPAAVLPAIVDSTGIVGTADALPGAPPIAGMAGDQQASLVGQGCVLPGLAKVTFGTGGMLDVCLGPERPAFEARGEGGCFPIVAWRKGGVDTWGIEAVMLSAGSCVEWLRDDMGLLTSSAESDEVAASVATTGDVWFVPALLGLGTPTWDFGARGTLLGLTRGTGRAEVVRAVLEGIAHRGADLVEAAEADGDVKIETLRVDGGMSANQTFLQALADATQRPVEVSPVLEATTLGAAYLAGMAVGVWAGEHDIAAAWSPRQTVEPGRRPDRDRWRKAVERARQAVPELSALDF, from the coding sequence ATGAGCATCCTCGTGGTCGACGTGGGCACCAGCAGCGTGCGGGCTGGCATCGTGCGCCCGGACGGCGCCGTCGAGCACGTCCACCAGCGCCCGGTGCTGCCCGAGTCGCCCGTGCCTGGCTTCGTGCAGTTCGACGCCGCAGTGATGGCCGCCGCCGTGCTCGACGTCGCCTCTGCGGCGATGGCCGACGCAGGCGGCACCGTGGAGGCCGTCGGCATCGCCAACCAACGGGCGTCCACCATCGTCTGGGACCGGGGCACCGGCGAGCCGGTCGGCCCCGGCATCGGCTGGCAGGACCTGCGCACCGTCGGCATGTGCCTGATGCTGCAGGGCCAGGGCATCCGCCTGGCCCCCAACGCCTCAGCCACCAAGCTGGCCGTGCTGCTCGACATGGCCGACCCCGACCGCACCCGCGACCTGTGCTTCGGCACCGTCGACAGTTGGGTGGCGTGGACGCTGTCGGGCGGCACCGTGCATGCCATCGACGCCAGCAACGCGGCGGTCACCGGGCTGGTGAACAGCGACGCCTCCGGGTGGGCCGAGCACATCCTCGACGCCCTGCGCATCCCGGCGGCGGTGCTGCCCGCCATCGTCGACTCGACCGGCATCGTGGGCACGGCCGACGCCCTCCCCGGCGCCCCGCCCATCGCGGGCATGGCGGGCGACCAGCAGGCATCGCTCGTCGGCCAGGGCTGCGTGCTCCCGGGCCTGGCCAAGGTGACGTTCGGCACCGGCGGCATGCTCGACGTGTGCCTCGGCCCCGAGCGCCCGGCCTTCGAGGCCCGGGGCGAGGGGGGCTGCTTTCCCATCGTGGCCTGGCGCAAGGGCGGCGTCGACACCTGGGGCATCGAAGCGGTGATGCTGTCGGCCGGCTCGTGCGTGGAGTGGCTGCGCGACGACATGGGCCTGCTGACCAGCTCGGCCGAGTCCGACGAGGTGGCGGCGTCGGTCGCCACCACCGGCGACGTGTGGTTCGTGCCCGCCTTGCTCGGCCTGGGCACCCCCACATGGGACTTCGGCGCCCGCGGCACCCTGCTCGGCCTCACCCGAGGCACGGGCCGGGCCGAGGTCGTGCGAGCCGTGCTCGAAGGCATCGCCCATCGCGGCGCCGACTTGGTGGAGGCGGCCGAAGCGGACGGCGACGTGAAGATCGAGACGCTGCGGGTCGACGGCGGCATGAGCGCCAACCAGACGTTCCTGCAAGCGCTGGCCGACGCCACCCAACGGCCCGTCGAGGTCTCCCCCGTCCTGGAAGCCACCACCCTGGGCGCCGCCTACCTGGCGGGCATGGCCGTCGGCGTGTGGGCGGGCGAGCACGACATCGCCGCGGCGTGGTCGCCCCGCCAGACGGTCGAGCCTGGGCGGCGCCCCGACCGTGACCGGTGGCGCAAGGCCGTCGAACGAGCCCGGCAGGCCGTGCCCGAGCTCAGCGCCCTCGACTTCTAG
- a CDS encoding helix-turn-helix transcriptional regulator, with protein MGESPQAGRPELVAFGGRIRARRAVLGLSQEALADRCELHWTYVGQIERGRRNVSLLNILRLAKALEVDASELLVGLPRSPV; from the coding sequence ATGGGCGAATCCCCGCAGGCCGGACGACCAGAACTCGTCGCCTTCGGGGGGCGCATTCGAGCGCGCCGCGCCGTCCTCGGGCTGAGCCAGGAGGCGTTAGCGGACCGCTGCGAGCTGCACTGGACCTACGTAGGCCAGATCGAGCGGGGGCGGCGAAACGTCAGCCTGCTCAACATCCTTCGACTGGCCAAAGCGTTGGAGGTCGATGCCTCGGAGTTGCTCGTAGGGCTCCCCCGCTCACCCGTATAG
- a CDS encoding WhiB family transcriptional regulator, whose translation MNLAWRQRAACRGVDPDIFYPVSDEEAEAAKAICAECPVREACLEYALANRERDGVWGGATERERRRIVRQRRKSA comes from the coding sequence ATGAACCTTGCCTGGCGGCAGCGCGCAGCCTGCCGGGGCGTCGATCCGGACATCTTTTACCCGGTCTCCGACGAGGAGGCCGAGGCGGCCAAGGCCATCTGTGCCGAGTGCCCTGTCCGCGAGGCGTGCCTGGAGTATGCGCTGGCCAACCGCGAGCGCGATGGGGTGTGGGGCGGCGCCACCGAGCGTGAGCGCCGGCGCATCGTCCGTCAGCGCCGGAAGTCGGCCTGA
- a CDS encoding FAD-binding oxidoreductase: protein MTGSAAMAMETRRGAPTPPIDLVGREVRLAAQRVEVDDALLARLQGVCPIDTDDDTIEHGRDWWPLTMVWAVAGQVPAQPAVVARPTSAAEVAALLALCNEARVPVTATAGRSGVCGSSVPVHGGVALDLCGLSGIVAVDDESLLLDVRPGTFGDVLEDELQADHDVTLGHWPQSMALSTVGGWLACRGAGQYSTRYGKIEDMVVGLEVALADGRLVRTGGTAPRSAVGPDFNQLFVGSEGTLGVITEARLRVHPKPPAERRGAWAFPSFAAGLDACRRILRRGATPAVLRLYDDIETKRGYDLDTHLLIVLDEGDAAVVDATFAVVDDECRSAESVDDAVVAKWLAHRNDTSALQSVIKHGIVVDTTEIAARWGALPGIYDAALAALRGVDGMLAASAHQSHSYLDGACVYFTWAGRREGEGWEDAFYREAWDAVTTTVLAHGGALSHHHGVGLNRGRFMRDALGPAFDLLVSMKQALDPNGILNPGKLGLPSPWGAPAWP from the coding sequence GTGACAGGCTCTGCGGCCATGGCCATGGAGACGCGCCGGGGGGCGCCCACGCCGCCGATCGACCTGGTGGGGCGCGAGGTCCGACTGGCCGCGCAACGCGTCGAGGTCGACGACGCCCTACTCGCCCGCCTGCAAGGCGTGTGCCCCATCGACACCGACGACGACACGATCGAGCACGGGCGCGACTGGTGGCCGCTCACCATGGTGTGGGCCGTCGCCGGTCAGGTGCCCGCCCAGCCCGCCGTCGTTGCCCGCCCCACATCGGCCGCCGAAGTCGCCGCCCTGCTGGCGCTGTGCAACGAGGCCCGTGTGCCGGTCACCGCCACCGCCGGACGCAGCGGCGTGTGCGGGTCGTCCGTCCCCGTCCACGGCGGGGTCGCCCTCGACCTCTGCGGCCTGTCGGGCATCGTCGCCGTCGACGACGAATCGCTGCTGCTCGACGTGCGCCCGGGCACCTTCGGCGACGTCTTGGAAGACGAGCTCCAGGCCGACCACGACGTGACGCTGGGGCACTGGCCCCAGTCGATGGCCCTGTCCACCGTGGGCGGGTGGCTGGCGTGTCGCGGCGCGGGCCAGTACTCCACCCGCTACGGCAAGATCGAAGACATGGTCGTGGGGCTCGAAGTGGCGCTCGCCGACGGGCGGCTGGTGCGCACCGGCGGCACCGCCCCCCGCTCGGCCGTCGGCCCCGACTTCAACCAGCTGTTCGTGGGCAGCGAAGGCACCCTCGGCGTCATCACCGAAGCGCGCTTGCGCGTGCACCCCAAGCCGCCCGCCGAGCGCCGGGGCGCGTGGGCCTTCCCGTCGTTCGCCGCGGGCCTCGACGCCTGCCGGCGCATCCTGCGCCGGGGCGCCACGCCTGCGGTCCTCCGCCTCTACGACGACATCGAGACCAAGCGGGGCTACGACCTCGACACCCACCTGTTGATCGTGCTCGACGAGGGCGACGCCGCCGTCGTGGATGCCACTTTCGCGGTGGTCGACGACGAGTGCCGAAGCGCCGAGTCGGTCGACGACGCAGTGGTTGCGAAGTGGCTGGCCCATCGCAACGACACCTCCGCCCTGCAGTCGGTCATCAAGCACGGCATCGTGGTCGACACGACCGAGATCGCCGCCCGCTGGGGTGCGCTGCCGGGCATCTACGACGCCGCCCTCGCCGCCCTGCGCGGCGTCGACGGCATGCTGGCCGCCTCCGCCCACCAGTCGCACTCCTACCTCGACGGGGCCTGCGTCTACTTCACGTGGGCGGGCCGTCGCGAGGGCGAGGGGTGGGAGGACGCCTTCTACCGGGAGGCGTGGGACGCGGTCACGACAACCGTCCTGGCGCACGGCGGTGCCCTGTCGCACCACCACGGCGTCGGGCTCAACCGGGGCCGCTTCATGCGCGACGCCCTCGGCCCCGCCTTCGACCTGCTCGTCTCGATGAAGCAGGCCCTCGACCCCAACGGCATCCTCAACCCGGGCAAGCTCGGCCTGCCGTCCCCGTGGGGGGCACCGGCGTGGCCGTAG
- a CDS encoding transcriptional repressor, translating to MKTPAELTELFRVHGLKVTPQRQCIFRLLHGNEAHPTAESVYAAARAEMPTISLKTVYQTLNDLAEMGELQVLDLGTGSGRFDPNVGAHHHLVCERCGKVRDVNVEFPAVKVPRGKEQGFRIREAEVVFRGVCDECQSETNESNNKERKAHA from the coding sequence GTGAAGACCCCCGCAGAGCTGACGGAGCTCTTCCGAGTGCACGGCCTCAAGGTGACGCCGCAGCGGCAGTGCATCTTTCGCTTGCTGCACGGCAACGAGGCCCACCCCACCGCCGAGTCGGTGTACGCCGCCGCCCGGGCGGAGATGCCGACCATCTCGCTCAAGACCGTCTACCAGACGCTCAACGACCTGGCCGAGATGGGCGAGCTGCAGGTCCTCGACCTGGGGACCGGCTCCGGACGTTTCGACCCCAACGTGGGCGCGCATCACCACCTGGTGTGTGAGCGTTGCGGCAAGGTGCGCGACGTCAACGTCGAGTTCCCGGCCGTCAAGGTGCCACGGGGCAAGGAGCAGGGGTTCCGCATCCGGGAGGCCGAGGTCGTCTTCCGCGGCGTGTGCGACGAGTGCCAGTCCGAGACCAACGAGAGCAACAACAAGGAGAGGAAGGCGCATGCCTGA
- a CDS encoding DUF3501 family protein encodes MKLAIDDIADLRAYERQRDEYRDRIIALKKVRRVGVGPIVTLVFENRETVRFQVQEMARAEKLITDEQIRTELDIYNPLIPEPGQLSATLFIELTSKLAMLDWLPRLVGIERSLELRLGGEVVPNVVDEAHAQQLTREEVTASVHYVRFELTPEQVERFAAEPVELAVNHPEYQHATVLTPETRQSLLSDLRGNLD; translated from the coding sequence GTGAAGCTGGCTATCGACGACATCGCCGACCTGCGCGCCTACGAACGCCAGCGCGACGAGTACCGCGACCGCATCATCGCCTTGAAGAAGGTGCGCCGGGTCGGCGTCGGCCCCATCGTCACGCTGGTGTTCGAGAACCGGGAGACCGTCCGGTTCCAGGTGCAGGAGATGGCCCGGGCCGAAAAGCTCATCACCGACGAGCAGATCCGCACCGAGCTCGACATCTACAACCCGCTCATCCCCGAGCCCGGCCAACTGTCGGCCACCTTGTTCATCGAGCTCACCTCGAAGCTCGCCATGCTCGACTGGCTGCCCCGCCTGGTGGGCATCGAGCGGTCCCTTGAGCTGCGCCTCGGCGGCGAGGTGGTGCCCAACGTGGTCGACGAAGCCCACGCCCAGCAGCTCACCCGCGAGGAGGTCACCGCCTCGGTCCACTACGTGCGTTTCGAGCTCACGCCTGAGCAGGTGGAGCGCTTCGCTGCCGAACCGGTGGAGCTGGCGGTCAACCACCCCGAGTACCAGCACGCCACCGTCCTGACGCCCGAAACCAGGCAATCCCTGCTCAGCGACCTGCGCGGGAATCTGGACTGA